The following proteins come from a genomic window of Acidobacteriota bacterium:
- a CDS encoding cation transporter, with translation MHAHAHGPASTSKLLRVALFLTLAYIAVTVVAGIKAHSLALLSEAGHNVSDFLALLLSWVAVYLGTRPPTATKTFGYHRAGVLAAFVNALSLVAVAIYIFLEAAHRMVNPVAVHARTMMIVAAAGVVMNGLIAIMLHGSSDDVNVRSAFIHMLGDTLSTASVIVGGWFILFTGKTWIDPALSFAIGALILWSSFGIVRETLNILLEGTPKGVSMELLADTMKQVNGVRDVHDLHVWSIGSEMHALSCHIAIADIPPSASEAILRSVKERLAVHFRIHHTTIQFEHENCETAHGCLIPVTLEEAHHRHEH, from the coding sequence ATGCACGCGCACGCGCATGGCCCGGCGAGCACCTCGAAGCTCCTGCGCGTGGCCCTGTTCCTCACCTTGGCCTACATTGCTGTAACCGTCGTCGCTGGAATAAAAGCTCATAGTCTGGCACTGCTGTCGGAGGCGGGGCACAACGTGTCGGATTTTCTCGCGCTGCTGCTGTCATGGGTAGCGGTGTACCTCGGGACACGTCCACCAACTGCGACCAAGACCTTTGGCTACCATCGCGCCGGCGTGCTGGCGGCGTTCGTAAATGCCCTCAGCCTGGTAGCAGTGGCGATTTACATCTTTCTCGAAGCCGCTCACCGCATGGTGAATCCCGTAGCTGTGCACGCCCGGACGATGATGATCGTGGCGGCTGCGGGCGTTGTCATGAATGGGCTGATTGCGATCATGTTGCATGGGAGCAGTGACGACGTGAACGTTCGCAGCGCCTTCATTCATATGCTCGGAGATACGCTCTCGACTGCGTCCGTGATTGTGGGCGGCTGGTTCATTCTGTTTACGGGAAAGACATGGATCGACCCGGCACTCTCGTTCGCAATCGGCGCGCTGATTCTCTGGTCCTCATTCGGCATTGTTCGCGAGACGCTCAACATCTTGCTGGAAGGCACCCCGAAAGGCGTGAGCATGGAGCTGCTGGCCGATACGATGAAGCAGGTGAATGGAGTAAGGGATGTTCATGACCTGCACGTTTGGAGCATAGGATCAGAGATGCATGCTCTCTCCTGCCATATTGCGATTGCCGATATTCCGCCATCCGCCAGTGAGGCGATCTTGCGCAGTGTGAAGGAGCGTCTGGCCGTACACTTTCGTATTCATCACACTACGATCCAGTTCGAACACGAGAATTGCGAGACCGCTCACGGCTGCTTGATACCGGTCACCTTGGAAGAAGCTCACCATCGCCACGAGCACTGA